In a genomic window of Candidatus Omnitrophota bacterium:
- the gcvT gene encoding glycine cleavage system aminomethyltransferase GcvT, which yields MLKTPLYNTHISLNAKIAPFGGWLMPIQYQGILAEHAHTRKRVSVFDICHMGEFMLEADPSLSGFDRIVTQNIISMPEGSCRYGFMLNEQAGILDDLVVYRINKTSWMLVVNAATTPGDYAHLKKNLTGKYNLKDISDKTGKLDVQGPESLDVLKSIFGDGLSKLNYYNSCEFTFQNQRCMVSRTGYTGELGYEIYISTDYVVKLWEVLLKDSRVKPAGLGSRDTLRLEMGYPLYGQDLDINHTPLAAGLVKFVDLSKDFIGKDALLKEQASGPKERLICFQADSRRAPRHGFAIFANNQRVGTVTSGSFSPSLSVGIGIGYVCGNYDVGSRLIVKDAGTEIPVVVIKRPFISKTSLLGTATIF from the coding sequence GTGTTAAAAACTCCGCTTTACAATACGCATATTTCACTTAATGCAAAAATAGCCCCTTTTGGCGGATGGTTGATGCCCATCCAATATCAGGGTATTTTGGCTGAGCATGCGCATACCCGTAAGAGAGTTTCCGTATTTGATATTTGCCATATGGGCGAATTCATGCTTGAGGCAGACCCTTCCTTAAGCGGTTTTGACCGTATTGTCACGCAGAATATAATTTCCATGCCCGAAGGCTCCTGCCGTTATGGTTTTATGCTTAATGAGCAGGCAGGGATATTGGATGACCTGGTTGTCTACCGTATCAATAAAACCAGCTGGATGCTGGTGGTCAATGCCGCAACCACTCCCGGCGATTACGCGCATTTAAAGAAAAATCTTACCGGAAAATATAACCTCAAAGATATTTCCGATAAAACAGGGAAACTTGATGTGCAGGGGCCGGAATCCCTGGATGTGCTTAAAAGTATTTTTGGTGATGGCCTGTCAAAACTTAATTATTATAATTCTTGCGAATTTACTTTCCAAAACCAGCGCTGTATGGTAAGCCGCACCGGTTATACCGGAGAGCTCGGCTATGAAATATATATATCAACCGATTATGTAGTAAAATTATGGGAAGTTCTGCTTAAGGATAGCCGCGTAAAACCTGCCGGATTAGGAAGCCGCGATACTTTACGCCTTGAAATGGGTTATCCGCTTTACGGCCAGGACCTGGATATAAACCATACGCCCTTGGCTGCCGGGCTTGTAAAGTTTGTGGATTTATCCAAGGATTTTATTGGTAAGGATGCTTTGTTAAAGGAACAAGCCAGTGGCCCGAAAGAGCGTTTAATTTGTTTTCAGGCGGATTCCCGCCGCGCTCCCCGCCATGGCTTTGCTATATTTGCCAATAATCAGCGTGTTGGCACAGTAACCAGCGGTTCATTTTCACCCAGCCTTTCTGTGGGTATCGGGATAGGGTATGTTTGCGGTAATTATGATGTCGGTTCGAGGCTTATTGTTAAGGACGCAGGCACGGAGATTCCGGTGGTGGTTATAAAGAGGCCTTTTATAAGTAAAACTTCATTATTGGGGACAGCGACCATTTTTTAA
- the gcvH gene encoding glycine cleavage system protein GcvH, giving the protein MNIPKDLFYTKDHEWARIEGKTAYVGITDYAQHSLGDITFVELPKIGEELKQSGYCATVESVKAASEVYAPLSGKVLSVNTQLAAHPELINQSAYEKGYFFSLQISNEAEKANLMDASAYERYVEGLAK; this is encoded by the coding sequence ATGAATATACCAAAGGATCTTTTTTATACCAAGGATCACGAGTGGGCGCGTATTGAAGGCAAGACTGCTTATGTTGGTATTACCGATTACGCTCAACATTCTCTGGGGGATATCACTTTTGTGGAATTGCCCAAAATAGGGGAAGAGCTTAAGCAGTCCGGATATTGCGCTACTGTTGAATCGGTCAAAGCCGCCTCTGAAGTATACGCGCCTTTATCGGGGAAAGTCCTGTCCGTCAATACGCAATTGGCGGCCCACCCGGAATTAATCAACCAGTCGGCGTATGAAAAAGGTTATTTTTTCTCGCTGCAGATTTCAAATGAAGCGGAAAAAGCAAATCTTATGGATGCTTCAGCCTATGAACGTTATGTAGAAGGGCTTGCTAAATGA
- the gcvPA gene encoding aminomethyl-transferring glycine dehydrogenase subunit GcvPA, with protein MSYIPHTPEDIRQMLSAIGVKSIAELFKDIPASLRPKSFAIPASKSEFEVTQILRKLSVKNATGLVNFVGAGFYDHFIPAGVDAIASRAEFYTAYTPYQPECSQGWLQAIYEYQSIICQLTGLDVSNASLYDGGTALFEAMMMAIRQTGRNKIILDSGVNLIYRTMLYTYTLNLSVEFVEIPVAHGQSSREELFKHLDDKTAAVILQNPNFFGAVDDHSDIVDEAHKFGALAIASVYPVSLGILKTPGEMGFDIATGEGQSLGIPLSFGGPYLGFMAVKNELVRQMPGRIVGATVDSDGKRGFVLTLQTREQHIRRQKATSNICSNEALCALRAAVFISLLGREGLKELAEHNYQKAEFAKEELSRVKGVTVKRSSPTFNEFTVLLPRGADEVVQRMIEKGFACGFPLGRFYKGMDNYLLIAVTEKRTKEEIARLADSLEAVL; from the coding sequence ATGAGTTATATTCCGCATACGCCAGAGGATATCCGGCAAATGCTTTCGGCGATCGGGGTCAAAAGCATCGCTGAGCTTTTTAAGGATATCCCCGCATCCCTTCGGCCAAAATCGTTTGCAATCCCCGCGTCAAAATCAGAGTTTGAAGTGACGCAAATATTGCGTAAACTTTCCGTAAAAAATGCCACGGGCCTGGTTAATTTTGTCGGCGCAGGATTCTATGATCATTTTATTCCCGCCGGCGTGGATGCGATTGCCAGCCGCGCGGAATTCTATACCGCTTATACGCCGTATCAGCCGGAGTGTTCTCAAGGATGGCTGCAGGCAATCTATGAATATCAAAGCATTATTTGCCAGTTAACCGGTTTGGATGTTTCTAATGCTTCTTTGTATGACGGGGGGACCGCCCTTTTTGAGGCGATGATGATGGCCATAAGGCAAACCGGCCGCAATAAAATAATCTTGGACAGCGGAGTGAATTTGATCTATCGCACCATGCTTTACACTTACACCTTGAATCTCTCCGTTGAGTTTGTGGAAATTCCGGTTGCCCATGGACAGAGCAGCAGGGAGGAGTTGTTTAAGCATTTAGATGACAAGACCGCCGCGGTAATTTTACAGAATCCTAATTTCTTCGGCGCTGTTGATGATCATAGCGACATAGTGGATGAGGCGCATAAATTTGGCGCTTTAGCAATTGCCTCGGTGTATCCGGTTTCTTTAGGTATTTTAAAGACCCCGGGGGAGATGGGGTTTGATATCGCCACAGGGGAAGGCCAAAGTTTGGGGATTCCGCTTTCCTTTGGCGGGCCTTATTTGGGATTTATGGCTGTAAAAAATGAATTAGTGCGCCAGATGCCCGGCAGGATCGTGGGGGCTACCGTTGACAGCGATGGAAAAAGAGGTTTTGTCTTAACCTTGCAGACCCGCGAGCAGCATATCCGCCGCCAAAAAGCGACTTCCAATATTTGTTCGAATGAGGCGCTTTGCGCGTTACGGGCTGCGGTATTTATTTCTCTTTTAGGCAGGGAAGGCTTGAAGGAATTAGCCGAACATAATTATCAAAAAGCGGAATTTGCCAAAGAAGAATTGTCGCGCGTTAAAGGTGTTACGGTAAAACGCTCTTCTCCGACTTTTAATGAATTTACAGTGCTGTTGCCTAGGGGTGCTGATGAAGTAGTGCAGCGGATGATTGAAAAAGGTTTTGCCTGCGGTTTTCCTCTGGGCAGGTTTTATAAAGGGATGGATAATTATTTGTTGATCGCGGTTACCGAGAAAAGGACCAAAGAAGAGATAGCCCGTCTTGCTGACAGCCTGGAGGCAGTGTTATGA
- the gcvPB gene encoding aminomethyl-transferring glycine dehydrogenase subunit GcvPB, whose protein sequence is MKLIFEKHKEGRRGFSYGECDVGKAKPLAEKYCRKSQAHLASLSELDVIRHYTNLSLLNYSVDTNFYPLGSCTMKYNPKFCEQVASLEGFSQLHPLLPQLSGGGMLAQGSLEVLYESEKLLCEITGMSAFTMQPMAGAHGELTGAMLIAAYHKNKGSRRKYVIVPDSSHGTNPSSAAIAGYEVIVIPTGTDGYMDLVEYKKHLTEEAAAVMLTCPDTLGIFNPRIKEIADLAHACGALMYYDGANLNAMLGKCRPGDIGFDVMHINLHKTFATPHGGGGPGAGPVGVNEKLVEFLPISRVIRRADGTFALDYHQPKSIGYIAPFYGNFGVILKAYAYMLRLGREGLIKAAEIAVLNANYCQAKLKKYYDLPFDKTCMHECVFSAIRQAKNGVHALDIAKYLIDQGFHPPTIYFPLIVKEALMIEPTETESKETIDAFIEVMIEIARLAEKDPSAVTAAPLKMPIKRLDEVRAARQPDLNWKPRTLFPD, encoded by the coding sequence ATGAAGTTGATTTTTGAAAAACATAAAGAAGGCCGGCGGGGTTTTTCATACGGCGAATGTGATGTTGGTAAAGCAAAACCTTTGGCAGAAAAATATTGCCGCAAGAGCCAAGCGCATTTAGCTTCCCTTAGTGAATTAGATGTCATCCGTCATTATACCAATCTTTCCCTGCTTAATTATTCCGTGGACACAAATTTCTATCCGCTTGGTTCCTGCACAATGAAATATAACCCAAAATTTTGCGAGCAGGTCGCTTCCTTAGAAGGGTTTTCTCAGCTGCATCCGTTATTGCCGCAACTTTCAGGAGGGGGGATGCTTGCGCAGGGGTCTTTAGAGGTTTTGTATGAATCTGAGAAGCTGCTTTGCGAGATTACCGGGATGAGCGCTTTTACCATGCAGCCAATGGCCGGAGCCCACGGCGAGTTAACCGGGGCAATGCTTATTGCCGCCTATCACAAAAATAAAGGGTCCCGGCGTAAATATGTAATTGTCCCGGATTCATCGCATGGAACAAATCCTTCAAGCGCTGCTATTGCCGGTTATGAGGTTATCGTTATTCCTACAGGTACAGACGGCTATATGGATTTAGTCGAATACAAAAAACATTTAACCGAAGAAGCAGCGGCAGTGATGTTAACCTGTCCGGATACGTTGGGAATTTTTAACCCGCGGATCAAAGAGATCGCTGATTTGGCGCATGCGTGCGGGGCATTGATGTATTACGACGGAGCCAATCTCAATGCCATGCTGGGCAAATGCCGCCCCGGAGATATTGGTTTTGATGTCATGCATATAAATTTGCATAAGACATTTGCCACCCCGCACGGAGGCGGAGGCCCCGGAGCAGGGCCGGTTGGAGTAAACGAGAAATTAGTTGAGTTCTTGCCGATCTCCCGGGTTATCCGCAGAGCCGACGGGACATTTGCCCTTGATTACCATCAGCCAAAATCCATCGGTTATATCGCTCCTTTTTACGGGAATTTCGGGGTAATCCTCAAGGCCTATGCGTATATGCTGCGGCTGGGCAGGGAAGGTTTAATCAAAGCGGCTGAAATCGCGGTGTTAAATGCCAATTATTGCCAGGCAAAACTTAAAAAATATTATGACCTGCCTTTTGATAAGACATGCATGCATGAATGCGTATTTTCCGCCATACGTCAGGCAAAGAACGGAGTGCATGCCCTGGATATCGCTAAGTATTTAATTGATCAAGGATTTCATCCGCCGACAATATATTTCCCTTTAATCGTTAAAGAGGCATTGATGATCGAGCCTACGGAAACAGAATCAAAAGAAACAATCGATGCTTTTATTGAGGTAATGATTGAGATCGCCCGTTTGGCAGAAAAAGATCCTTCTGCTGTAACCGCAGCGCCGCTTAAGATGCCGATAAAGAGGCTCGATGAGGTAAGGGCAGCGCGCCAGCCGGACCTTAACTGGAAACCACGGACCCTATTTCCCGATTAA
- a CDS encoding lipoate--protein ligase family protein — protein MKSFRLIRSEASSAAYNMNFDEKIFNRYLEDGIGVLRIYRWGKSSFTYGFSQNPRNEINLDKCASDGIQIAKRMTGGGILFHHDEITYSFVCSKDDVGEPQGIFVSYRNICKFLIQFYESLGVAAEFALETKNFKERSAAHQLCSAAYEKYDIVIGGRKIGGNAQKRKRQVIFQHGSIPLRVDWDFVRNYLNCLPDNISTYVTTLSDEIGVVPEREVLERGLIDAFSETFGVKFIEEKESVYETCLA, from the coding sequence ATGAAATCATTTAGACTTATTCGATCAGAAGCTTCAAGCGCAGCATATAATATGAACTTTGATGAGAAAATTTTTAATCGATATTTGGAGGATGGTATCGGGGTGTTGAGGATCTATCGTTGGGGAAAATCGTCTTTTACTTACGGGTTTTCCCAAAACCCGCGAAATGAAATTAATTTGGATAAATGCGCCTCTGACGGAATACAAATTGCCAAAAGAATGACCGGAGGAGGGATCCTTTTTCATCATGATGAAATTACTTATAGTTTTGTTTGCAGTAAGGATGATGTAGGGGAGCCGCAAGGTATTTTTGTTTCTTACCGTAATATTTGTAAATTTCTCATACAGTTCTATGAATCACTGGGAGTTGCCGCGGAGTTCGCGCTTGAGACTAAAAATTTCAAAGAAAGAAGCGCGGCGCACCAGCTTTGCAGCGCTGCGTATGAGAAATACGACATTGTCATTGGCGGCAGAAAAATCGGCGGAAACGCTCAGAAAAGGAAAAGGCAGGTTATCTTTCAGCACGGTTCAATCCCTTTAAGAGTTGATTGGGATTTTGTGCGCAACTACCTTAATTGCCTGCCGGATAATATTTCTACCTACGTGACAACTCTTAGTGATGAAATCGGGGTAGTCCCTGAAAGAGAGGTTTTGGAGCGAGGTTTAATTGATGCTTTTAGTGAAACTTTTGGCGTAAAGTTTATCGAAGAGAAAGAATCTGTATATGAAACCTGCTTGGCTTGA
- the lipA gene encoding lipoyl synthase, with protein sequence MKPAWLDKKINLRSCSAMKNTLRSLGVETVCEQAMCPNMGECFSRSEATFLILGRNCTRRCSFCNIEKSKPLEPDLNEPGRVAQAVKQLGLKHVVITSVTRDDLADGGAGIFAQTVRRIREKAPQVSIETLIPDFGLSVDALKIVADSKPDIIAHNLETVPSLYKQVRQGSDYLRSLSLLFMINKMSPGLKIKSGLMLGLGEKEEEILYVMQDLRYVGCDFLSIGQYLAPSKEHYPVKNYITPGQFDYYKEKGRQLGFLHIESAPYVRSSYMAADYLSY encoded by the coding sequence ATGAAACCTGCTTGGCTTGATAAAAAAATAAATCTTAGAAGCTGCTCTGCGATGAAGAATACTTTGCGCAGTTTGGGAGTAGAAACTGTTTGCGAGCAGGCAATGTGCCCGAATATGGGAGAGTGTTTTTCCCGTAGTGAAGCGACATTTTTAATTTTGGGCCGAAATTGTACGCGCAGGTGCAGTTTTTGTAATATAGAGAAATCTAAACCGCTTGAGCCTGATTTAAATGAGCCTGGCCGCGTTGCGCAGGCGGTCAAGCAGCTTGGCCTAAAGCACGTTGTGATTACTAGTGTTACCCGGGATGACCTTGCCGACGGAGGAGCGGGAATTTTTGCCCAGACGGTCAGGCGGATCAGGGAAAAAGCACCCCAGGTAAGCATAGAAACCCTTATTCCGGATTTCGGGCTTTCTGTGGATGCTTTAAAAATTGTCGCTGACTCAAAACCGGATATCATCGCGCATAATCTTGAAACAGTCCCATCACTTTATAAGCAAGTACGTCAGGGGTCGGATTATTTACGTTCACTTAGCTTACTGTTTATGATAAATAAGATGTCGCCCGGTTTAAAGATAAAATCCGGATTGATGCTGGGTTTGGGTGAAAAAGAGGAAGAGATCCTCTATGTGATGCAAGACCTGCGTTATGTAGGATGCGATTTTTTAAGTATCGGCCAATATTTGGCGCCCAGCAAAGAGCATTATCCGGTTAAAAATTATATTACCCCGGGGCAGTTTGACTATTATAAAGAAAAAGGCAGGCAGTTAGGGTTCTTACATATCGAAAGCGCTCCCTATGTGCGCAGTTCGTATATGGCAGCTGATTATTTATCTTATTAG
- the thyX gene encoding FAD-dependent thymidylate synthase — protein sequence MGKVMMNVKLLEMSQNAISLIYVACRQCYSEKFAGEVFSDDTISKEKQEAFVKGIVASGHQSPLEHVKFTFAIEGVSRALTHQLVRHRIASFSQQSQRYVKEKDFDFIIPPSIEGNPQAKNEFEKLMAAIQQSYTKLIAFMGEDNISGEVANQDARFVLPQAAETKIVVTMNCRELLHYFEHRCCSRAQWEIRQLANMMLDICKEKLPAVFSEAGAKCETLEYCPEGEKFCCGKFPVKA from the coding sequence ATGGGAAAAGTTATGATGAACGTCAAATTATTGGAGATGAGCCAGAACGCGATCTCACTTATTTATGTTGCCTGTAGGCAGTGTTATTCGGAGAAATTCGCCGGCGAGGTTTTTTCGGATGATACGATAAGCAAGGAAAAGCAGGAGGCCTTTGTTAAAGGCATTGTTGCCTCCGGTCATCAAAGCCCGCTGGAGCATGTTAAGTTTACTTTTGCTATTGAGGGGGTTTCGCGTGCCCTTACTCATCAATTAGTCAGGCATAGGATTGCCTCATTCAGCCAGCAAAGCCAGAGGTATGTAAAAGAAAAAGATTTTGATTTTATTATTCCGCCTTCTATTGAAGGAAACCCGCAAGCAAAGAATGAATTTGAAAAATTGATGGCCGCGATTCAACAGAGTTATACTAAGCTGATTGCGTTTATGGGAGAGGATAATATCAGCGGAGAGGTTGCAAACCAGGACGCGCGTTTTGTGCTTCCACAGGCAGCGGAAACAAAGATTGTCGTGACCATGAATTGCCGGGAGCTGTTGCATTATTTTGAGCACCGTTGCTGCTCTCGGGCGCAATGGGAAATACGCCAGTTGGCGAATATGATGCTGGATATTTGTAAAGAGAAACTTCCGGCTGTCTTTTCTGAGGCAGGAGCTAAATGTGAAACACTGGAGTATTGCCCCGAAGGTGAAAAATTCTGCTGCGGAAAATTCCCGGTAAAAGCTTAA
- the cbiQ gene encoding cobalt ECF transporter T component CbiQ, whose product MKNNNFIQRSIIGALVFLKDSIFAEELAARKGFLQSLDPRVKLATFPLFIIQVLLARNLQAIFFLYALCLLLVLVSRINLLFFLKRTWVFIPLFSLFIAVPALFSNFSPGAILASWNILGLKFMVTRPGLAGALIFVMRVATSVSFVVLLSITTKHFELLRVLRIFKIPQIFVMTIGICYRYIYLFVEIIEQTYLAIKSRVGVLLHYKSGQRIVAWSIASLWQRSARLNEEVYRAMLSRGFQGEAVVWHDFKFRSRDWLWLLIIGTATIFLASLAGKNGRCP is encoded by the coding sequence ATGAAAAACAATAATTTTATTCAACGTTCGATTATCGGGGCCTTGGTTTTCTTGAAAGATTCAATCTTTGCCGAGGAATTGGCGGCGCGCAAAGGATTCTTGCAGTCGCTGGATCCGCGGGTTAAATTAGCTACTTTTCCGCTATTCATTATCCAGGTATTGTTGGCCCGTAATTTACAGGCCATATTTTTTCTCTACGCGTTATGTTTATTGCTGGTGTTGGTTTCCAGGATAAATTTGTTATTTTTCCTAAAACGCACCTGGGTCTTTATTCCGTTGTTCTCATTATTTATCGCCGTGCCCGCGCTATTTAGCAATTTTAGCCCCGGCGCGATATTGGCCAGCTGGAATATCCTTGGGCTAAAATTTATGGTTACCCGTCCGGGATTGGCCGGAGCGCTGATTTTTGTTATGCGCGTGGCTACTTCAGTTTCTTTTGTCGTGCTCCTAAGTATTACTACCAAACACTTTGAATTATTAAGGGTGCTGCGTATTTTTAAGATACCCCAAATCTTTGTGATGACCATTGGGATCTGCTACCGTTATATCTACCTTTTTGTGGAAATAATTGAACAAACTTACCTGGCGATCAAAAGCCGGGTTGGTGTGTTGCTGCATTACAAAAGCGGCCAGCGTATCGTGGCCTGGAGTATTGCTTCCTTGTGGCAGCGGTCAGCCAGGCTTAATGAAGAAGTGTATCGGGCGATGCTCTCCCGGGGGTTTCAGGGGGAAGCGGTAGTTTGGCATGATTTTAAATTTAGGTCAAGGGATTGGTTGTGGTTATTAATAATAGGGACAGCGACCATTTTTCTTGCTAGCCTAGCCGGAAAAAATGGTCGCTGTCCCTAA
- a CDS encoding ABC transporter ATP-binding protein: protein MDDIIFELNDVYFSYPGKIPALCGIDLKIEQGRKVAVIGANGSGKSTFLQLLDGLIFADKGRVSFFGEELNEKKFFDNNFSRDFRRRVGFVFQNPDAQLFCPTVEEDIVFGPLQLGFAKNEIKKRLEKLIDTLGLQGLLARPPHQLSIGEKRKVAIASILIIEPEIIILDEPTAGLDPLTSRHIIDTLIEENINGKTIISSTHDLHIVEEIADLVYVFSSQKKIAGFGEPDLILNDTALLQVNNLVHVHRHKHEDTVHIHPHLHIDHHGDDH, encoded by the coding sequence ATGGACGATATAATCTTTGAATTAAATGATGTTTATTTTTCTTACCCAGGTAAAATTCCCGCCTTATGCGGCATAGATCTTAAAATTGAACAGGGCCGCAAGGTAGCTGTTATCGGAGCAAATGGCTCGGGAAAATCTACTTTCCTGCAGCTGCTTGACGGCCTTATTTTCGCGGATAAGGGAAGGGTAAGTTTTTTTGGCGAGGAATTAAACGAAAAGAAATTTTTCGATAATAATTTTTCTCGTGATTTTAGGCGCAGGGTGGGTTTTGTTTTTCAAAATCCCGACGCGCAGTTGTTTTGCCCGACGGTAGAAGAGGACATAGTTTTCGGGCCCCTGCAGCTGGGTTTTGCAAAAAATGAAATTAAAAAACGCCTGGAGAAACTTATCGATACTTTGGGTCTCCAAGGATTGCTTGCCCGCCCCCCCCATCAACTAAGTATCGGAGAAAAGCGCAAGGTAGCCATTGCATCTATTTTGATTATTGAGCCGGAAATCATTATTTTAGATGAGCCGACTGCCGGGCTTGATCCGTTAACCTCCCGGCATATAATTGATACCCTCATTGAGGAAAATATTAACGGTAAGACAATTATCAGCTCCACCCACGATTTGCATATTGTAGAGGAAATCGCCGACCTGGTGTATGTTTTTAGCAGCCAGAAGAAGATTGCCGGTTTTGGAGAGCCGGATCTGATCCTTAATGATACGGCTTTGCTGCAGGTAAATAATCTGGTGCATGTCCATCGCCATAAGCATGAAGATACGGTGCATATCCATCCGCATTTACACATCGATCACCATGGAGATGATCATTGA
- a CDS encoding cupin domain-containing protein, translating to MKKDSSTKKVFCTRLKGERRFLRLLGDSTKTKGLRAGLVTLRPKELIGEHKTENKEEALIILKGSATVYFGKNKKLKASEGSFIFIPPETLHNVKNSGRKILQYIYVTSQVT from the coding sequence ATGAAAAAGGACTCCTCTACCAAAAAAGTTTTTTGCACGCGGCTTAAAGGTGAGCGAAGGTTTTTGCGCCTTTTAGGGGATTCCACTAAGACCAAAGGGTTACGGGCCGGCTTAGTTACTTTAAGGCCTAAAGAATTAATCGGTGAGCATAAAACTGAAAACAAAGAAGAGGCGCTGATCATATTAAAAGGCAGCGCGACTGTTTACTTTGGAAAAAATAAAAAACTCAAAGCATCTGAAGGCAGCTTTATATTTATCCCTCCGGAAACCCTCCATAATGTAAAAAATTCAGGAAGAAAAATTCTGCAGTATATTTATGTAACCAGCCAAGTTACATAG
- a CDS encoding Fic family protein, with the protein MNELLKEIDVLQKEVNSFRPLPPDTVKQLREYYRVGLTYTSNAIEGNSLTETETKVVLEDGITIGGKPIKDYYEAMGHAEAYDYMNTLATSGDFGEDVIKMLHKFFYHRINEAEAGRYRTNKVFISGSKYTLPSPEKVPDLMKEFITKIRDVAKKSHPVEYSAIAHKELVFVHPFVDGNGRVARLLMNLILLQKGYCLAVIPPILRRDYINALEKAHTDDKDFRKFIAERVRETQKDYLRLLRV; encoded by the coding sequence ATGAACGAACTACTTAAAGAAATAGACGTACTCCAGAAGGAAGTTAACTCTTTTAGACCTTTGCCACCAGACACGGTAAAGCAATTAAGGGAGTATTACCGAGTTGGCTTGACCTATACTTCTAACGCCATTGAAGGAAATTCCCTAACCGAAACCGAGACAAAGGTAGTTTTAGAGGATGGGATAACCATAGGCGGGAAGCCGATTAAGGATTACTACGAGGCGATGGGGCACGCCGAAGCATACGATTATATGAATACGTTAGCAACCTCTGGAGATTTTGGGGAAGACGTCATTAAAATGCTGCATAAATTCTTTTACCACAGGATTAATGAGGCAGAGGCAGGCAGATATAGAACGAATAAAGTTTTTATCTCAGGTTCAAAATACACCTTACCCAGCCCAGAGAAAGTCCCAGACCTTATGAAAGAATTTATAACAAAGATAAGAGATGTAGCAAAGAAAAGCCACCCCGTAGAGTATTCGGCAATCGCCCATAAAGAGCTTGTCTTTGTCCATCCCTTTGTCGATGGAAATGGCAGGGTTGCAAGGCTGCTAATGAATTTAATCCTCTTGCAGAAAGGCTATTGTTTAGCGGTAATCCCGCCTATCCTTCGCAGGGATTATATTAACGCATTAGAGAAAGCGCATACGGATGATAAGGATTTCAGAAAGTTTATTGCGGAAAGGGTAAGGGAAACGCAGAAAGATTATTTAAGGCTTTTAAGAGTATAA
- a CDS encoding prepilin-type N-terminal cleavage/methylation domain-containing protein → MNRKGFTLVEIMIVVAIIALLAAIAVPNLLSARRTANEAAAKATVRSLSTAAETFSTSHSGAYPTDILGAGNLQDFIASAGSYCANATGTATAVQGYNYACTLTSGGYTFVASPVTPGTTGNVTYTASTGGVLTPL, encoded by the coding sequence ATGAATAGAAAAGGTTTTACACTCGTCGAAATCATGATCGTTGTGGCAATTATCGCCTTGTTAGCTGCGATCGCAGTCCCCAACTTGCTTAGCGCAAGAAGGACGGCTAATGAAGCAGCAGCCAAAGCTACAGTACGCAGCTTATCTACCGCGGCTGAAACATTCTCAACCAGCCATAGCGGCGCATATCCTACAGATATATTAGGAGCCGGTAACTTGCAAGATTTTATAGCTTCTGCAGGTAGCTATTGCGCTAACGCAACTGGTACAGCGACTGCTGTGCAGGGTTATAACTACGCCTGTACTTTAACCTCGGGCGGTTATACCTTTGTAGCCAGTCCTGTTACACCAGGAACGACCGGAAACGTAACCTACACAGCTTCAACTGGTGGAGTGCTGACACCATTATAA